Below is a window of Humulus lupulus chromosome 9, drHumLupu1.1, whole genome shotgun sequence DNA.
GTATATGGTGGTGACTGCACATTATATTGATGATTCATGGAATTTGCACAATCGAATTATCAGGTAATAAGATAATTTgtataatattttgtattttatgtGTATATTTAATATGAGTGTGTGCTAATTAATTACTTTTTATTATATGCATTCAGGTTTATATATGTGACTGTCCCTCATACTGCTAAGTTATTAGCAAAAGTGTTGATGGAGTGTTTGGTTGAATGGTCTCTTGAACGTAAGTTGTCTACTCTTACTTTAGATAACTGTACTGTGAATATTGCCATGATGgatcaaatgaaagaaaaattgagaaatgCTTCTTTACTAATGAAAGGTGAATTAGTTCATATGAAATGTTCTGCTCATATCTTGAACTTGATTGTCCAACAAGGATTAGGAGCAATTCAAGGTGCCATAGAAACTATACGTGAGAGTGTAGTTTTTTGGACTGGTACTCCAAAAAGAGTTGAAAAGTTTGAagaggctaagaaaggattatcATGTGCAAGCAATAAAAAGCTAGTGCTAGATTGTAAGACTAGGTGGAATTCTACTTATTTGATGCTTACTAGTGCCATTGTTTATAAAGATGTGTTCAGTCGCTTAATACACACtgagaaaaattacaaaaaagaaCCTAGTGAGCGAGATTGGCTTTTGGCAAAAGTTATGTGTGAGAAACTGAAGTTGTTTTACCATGTCACTAAGATGTTTTCTGGGACCAAATATCCTACTACTAATCTATTCTTCTCTAAGATTTGTGATATTTGGTTGTTGCTTAAGGAGTGTCTTAAGTCTTCATACGATGAGATTAGGATAATGGCATCAAATATGATGGATAAATTTGAGCAGTATTGGACTTCCATTCATGGCATATTAGCCATAGCAACTGTTATGGATCCAAGGTTTAAGATGAAATTGATTGAGTATTATTTTCCTAAAATTTATGTTGGTGAATATCAAAATGAAGTTGAACGAATTAGAATGTTGTGCTATGATTTGGTGAAAGAATACAAACCAAATGATGGAAAAAAAAATCTTCCTGATCCTTTATCCAATGCTTCTGGAGTTGGAGGGGATAGTGATGGATGTGTGGATCCTTTAGCTGGTTATGACTTGTTCGTTAGTAGTACTTCTAAGGTGGATACTTTCAAGTCTAAGTTAGAGTTCTACTTGGAGGAAGCAGTTTTGCCTAGGAGTGAAGAGTTTGATATTTTAGCTTGGTGGAAGACAAATGGTCTTAAGTATCCAACATTACAACAAGTTGCTAGAGATGTTTTGGCTATCCCAGTGTCTACAGTAGCTTCTGAGTCTACTTTCAGTACTAGTGGAAGACATGTGACTCCTTGTCGTAATAGGCTTCACCCGAGTATGTTGGAGGCATTAGTATGTACTCAAGATTGGCTATGGGATGAGAAACTAGGTATGTTTATTATAAATTactcttattatttatttttcttttataccCAAAGCAAAGAGCTTATAAAatgacatattttattttttttctttgatgaCAACAACCAGTAATGCAATTTTTTtatccataaatatatatatgtacattccTTTTATTGAAACGTGGTAAAATTCCACTTTggtcaaaaaagaaaaacaaaattgtTGAAAGCTGTATATTGGAGATAATCTCTTTCAAACATGGATAGTATtagtaatatacatatataattcttTTTGAATCATCCAGATTTCTATAATCAGATTTCTTGTTGAATTTTTTAGATGCATCACAAAATGAGATTTCACATAGTACATTCTTTGATGATGTTGAAGATGATGAAGCGGTAAGTTTagcattaattattttttttttgtttatattattattttttttctttaaaatatatttttacttataATTGAAAATTTTCTTTTAGGGTCCAAGTTTTGTGGATTTTGATTCTTGAAGAAAGAAGGCTCTTGAATGGTGGTGATGACTATTAGTTTTCAAAGTTGAAGATGAAGATGTTATTACAATTTATTAAGTTTGTGTGTTTGTTTGGACTTCAAGTTTATGTTTATGGtctttaagtttat
It encodes the following:
- the LOC133799728 gene encoding zinc finger BED domain-containing protein RICESLEEPER 2-like, producing MVVTAHYIDDSWNLHNRIIRFIYVTVPHTAKLLAKVLMECLVEWSLERKLSTLTLDNCTVNIAMMDQMKEKLRNASLLMKGELVHMKCSAHILNLIVQQGLGAIQGAIETIRESVVFWTGTPKRVEKFEEAKKGLSCASNKKLVLDCKTRWNSTYLMLTSAIVYKDVFSRLIHTEKNYKKEPSERDWLLAKVMCEKLKLFYHVTKMFSGTKYPTTNLFFSKICDIWLLLKECLKSSYDEIRIMASNMMDKFEQYWTSIHGILAIATVMDPRFKMKLIEYYFPKIYVGEYQNEVERIRMLCYDLVKEYKPNDGKKNLPDPLSNASGVGGDSDGCVDPLAGYDLFVSSTSKVDTFKSKLEFYLEEAVLPRSEEFDILAWWKTNGLKYPTLQQVARDVLAIPVSTVASESTFSTSGRHVTPCRNRLHPSMLEALVCTQDWLWDEKLDASQNEISHSTFFDDVEDDEAGVLTMSTSWHRSKEMANEYEERLGEQLKAAQAKHAEQLKAAEEKNAEKLRAVEEKIAKLGEELKQPKETLVKVTESKGRYKESSLLNYKEASKLQDELVISRKEIAELEERVNRSKGLTPVTWRGSRELHLTSFICSGKTTVRRTLTICQRV